The Anguilla rostrata isolate EN2019 chromosome 1, ASM1855537v3, whole genome shotgun sequence nucleotide sequence ATGGTGTAGATGGAGGAGACAAGAACAAGAAGGACAAGAAGGCTGGGAGTGAGAACTATAAAGAGGGAGCTAGACGTGAGATGGCCAGGAGACAGATGAGCTATTCTAGATGCAGGCAGCTGACAGAAAGCCTAAAATAAGATATGTGTCAATGTGCAAATGCACTTACAGTATGCTTTGAGAAAACTTTGGCTGGCGTTGTGCGCATGAGAGACCGTCGGGATGAGcacaaatatcattttaaataaacacccCTCTCGTTCCCTCTCCTCGCTCTGTCCACGAGATGCGTCTTTCTGTCTGAGAGCGAAGGCATTTAGACAGCAACAGCCAGCCTCCCGCATTCATGAGACCACACCGCAACCTTGGACGCCACGCGCCATTCGAACTTGAAATTGCGCGTGACATTCCTTGTGATTTCGGTGGCTGGTCTGCCTGTCGATGCGCACGGCGTCCCAGTCAACGCGGTCCATCTTTCCGGGAGCTGCTTGGCTGTCGGAaaacatttttccccaaacGCTGTGGTCACAGAATCTTTGTTTCGTGGCACGCAGTTTTGTTTGTCCGGGAAAAGAccattgagattttttttttttgtctgtggttgCTGGCATCTGAAAAGTGAATATCAGAGCACCATGGAGGATTTTACCTGATGTGACCTTGTgagaacctgcaacctttctgACCAGACTGATTTTGCGAAGAGAGTGCACACAAAGTTCAAAATCATGGCTAAAATGGAGTAGGGTGAAACAGCCTTTGTAGACCGATGGCGTCACAGGCCAAAATGACAGAGTCTCCCAGGCTTCTTCTAGACTTCTCAACTTGTACTGAAACTAAAGCTGTAATTGTTCAGTATATTTGACAGACTGACTGTATCAGGGCTGGTCAGCTAAATGAATACCTTTTGAAACTGATTTAAAAGAGAATTATCTGCTATCTATAATTTATACAGTTGTAACATTTATATATCAATCTTTGTATATCAAAACTTGAAAACAGACTTACTTGCATGCAGTTTTTTCTATCATGCAATAAGTCTTCCTGCAGAAATTCTGTGGCAGTAAGTCATTAAGCCGAAGTCAGTATTAAACACTCCATCACAATCGGATCTGCATCGCACTTTATTGTTTTCTCATGGAACTTGTATTCTAAGACCACATTTTAtataaaagaaatgcaaagtAGAAACCGTACTCTAGCATggtataaatatacaattttcaaaagagcagaacacagagacactgacacaaAAAGCCTAGCCGACTGGCACACTGAGGAAGAGCTCTTACACTGACTGGCTGACGGGCACAGAACAGATCTAACAACACCAGCATCGCAGCACTTACACAATGCctgacactgactgactgactgactgacatgctGAAGGCCTAACTCTTACACATAAAGACTAACCACTCTGATACACAATACAAACTGACTGACACTCTGAAACACCATCTCCCCGACTGGACGACGCGCTCAAGTTAAAAGCTAAGAATAGCCAATAGCAGGCAGTTGTACTCAGCCCCCGACAGGCGAAGTGACTcgaagagaaggagaaaggaggaCGCTAGGGGCGGGGATTCTGTCCGTCACTCCCGTAAGTAGACCCGGGTGCACACCACCTCGTTGGCACTCATTGTCTGAAACACATTAAGGCACAGTCTGAGAGGAGGGGCAACCACAAAATAACACTAAATCCGCGTGAGcttaatgcacacacaaacacacgcgtactcaaaacatttcacagcgACAACTGATACAGGAAGTCATCAGACAAAAGACACCCAAGGACATTCTGCACATAATTACATGGATTTTCACACACGTGTTTTAAACCCCACACATACTACACATAACCAGAAATAACCTATTTTTAGTGTTTCACTCAAGGATGCTAATTTGAGGTTGAGTTTTTTGTCTTGGCTTGTAAACTTTGTTTGGTCATGGTTTTGTTCGCATATGTATGCTGTGCAATACACTCAAATGTAGGCCTAAGACCAAGATATTGGCCTGAGAAACAGTGGGTTCGACTCCTAACACAAAGTATTCAGTCTGAAAACATAAAAGGCAGTATGGTATAACTGCTATGATCACAAGCCAAAAGGAAGTTTCGATTTACCAGGATGAGCTCGCCGTCATTGGTTATCTCGCGGGTCCATGAAGTCTTGGGGCCTTCCCCCTTCTGCAGGACCTGCTCACAGCTGATCTTGTTTTCAGTCTCCCAGCGGGGATAACTCTGGAaaatacagagggagagacatgcagCTAGAAACGCTGACACTGCACATTCACCCCGACCCAGTCACAATGAGGAAACCGACTGGAAGAGTCATTGGCAAAAACAGCATGGGCAGATGTTAATACCATCACCTGCAGCTTCACAGTGACCATGATTGAGGACAGGAAAATTCTGGCATAAGATGAACTGTTGCAGGGGGATGTTCAGACGCATTTAAACTGCACGGACATGCTAACACTGTCTCCATTGTTACTGTTAAAGTGAACACTGCAGCAGAGTATTTGCTTTGGAGGCTATTTCTGCTGTAGAGCCAGAAgtccatctgtgtgtgcgtgcttgcgtgtgtgtgagaaaagagagagaccaaACAAGATCCTTCCCAGGAGATGAAGGGAGGGAGTGATTATATgattacaaaaatgaatgcaggccctttccggaaaaaaaaaaaacaggcatggCCAATGAAGGAGAGAACAACTGAGCAATGGAAGGGTGGAGAGAAGAATGAGccgagggaagaaaaaaaaaatggagggagaaagGCGAGCAAATGAAAGATAGACTGAGACATGAGAACGATGAACAAGAGCGAGCACGGAGAAAGGGATGGCTTGGAcaaggaggagaggggcaggTGGAGGAAGGACGGTCAgggcagagatggagagggagcgCAGGGGATGAAGAGAAGGGCGGAGACGGAGGAGCGGCTGGGCGCGGCGGACGACGGCGGCGGCCGGTACCGTGCAGGGGCGGCCGTCCACGGTGCTCTCGCTGAAGGGCTCCCCCACGGTGAAGGAGACGTTGGTGGTGCGGATGGAGGTGGAGGTGCGTATGGACATGGTCTCCCCGTCCTGGGTGATCTCCACCGAGGGTTTGGACGCAGCGGCCACCGCGATCTTCCTCAGCATCATGTTCACCCCTAAGGAGCGGAAACGCATTCACATGTACCGCACGTCAGCATCGCTTTATACACAGTGGAACAAGACAACGCACGCCGTGTCTGGCAAGGTGCGGACCGAGGAACTTGCaagcaaaactgaaaaagaaaggtctcacactctctcctctgATGCAGTATTTAATAGCTATAAACGCTTTTTCTGCAAGCTTTTGCCTTTGTCAGGGCTTTGAGCCAAAGCTCTCTGCCGAAATGTTGGCTATTAAATACTGCATTGAAGAAAAGAATGTGCGagctttctttttcagttttacactTTTCATCACTTTATACCACACATCACTGGGTTATTATTACAAACTTTGTACATGCCATTGAGAAATTATTAAAGTTTGTGTCTTATATAAATCTGCCTGCCAAATAtggcattattttattattttggaagGTTATTGCAGAGTAAAGCTGCAGCTCTGTAGAGTCAACACTGTAACCACATCTCCGTGTTAATGGAATCTGGTATTGTCATCCAAATGACCCTACACACAGTGTATTTTATGAAGTGCTTCACGGTCACGAGAGAATTTCTCAAACTACCATTTATTAAgggaaaacaaatgtaaattatgtcaaatattttcttttttgtcacttTCTTGTAAATTCTCATTGTCGCAGTTCTCAAAGTTCAGTGGACACCAAGAACCGAGGTTCCTGATAGTCCCGGGGTATGGATGGTTCTCGAACTGTTTTTtgcaatggaaaaaaagcaacagcacCAGTATTATTTATACACCGCTGACAGACAGCGTGGTTGCTGATAGCTGCAAGTTCAGGATTTAAAATTAAGAAGGGCAAGCTAGAGgaagaggatgctgggaaacaAGTATAAGCAGTGATCTCATTTGGGATTCAGGGAGCCAATTCACCAGGATGGAATCTCCTCTATGACATCAAATGGACAGGCTATCCAGCAAACACGATCCTCTGCAGAGACAAGCACAGCCGCCAACAAGGTGTTCCCGAAAAACAGCTGCACTGGCGCTAGCCATTTAGCAAGAAGTATGACTTCACCATTTAATCACCAGAAATCAATCGTGCCACATCAAATTCAACACACTGACCAAATAAACCCCAGCTCCACATAAAAGTAAGTGTTGAACTACATCCTATTTCCACCAGTACAACAGTTGTCTGACTGCTGTAGTGAGACTTTGAtcatggtgtgcgtgtgtgtgtgtgtgtgtgtgtgtgtgtgtgagtgtgtgtgtgtgtgtgtgcgtgtgtgtgcgtgtgtaagagtgagagagagacggaggagacagagcctgtgtgtggttctgtgagGTTCGAGTGCAGAAAGAGGGGGAAGTTATTGGAGTTGCCCCAGGGGACTTGGTAATCTGTTACACCTTCCTGTCAGGAAGCAGAGATGGAGCAAGCCAgggaaaatggggaaaaagagagggaatggAAAGGATTGAGTGGGCAAAGGGTAGGAAAAAATTAgctagggagagagagagtgagaaaaagaaagagaaagagagagagagagagagagagagagagagagagagagagagagaaagagagagagagagactgtgagtgtCCCAGTGTGAGTCCATTTGTCGAATTGAGTTTCACACTTCTCACCTCTCTCACATTCCCACCTGTCacagtgtgtaaatatatacacaccaAGATGCCCCAGttcacacactgacaaacactcacataggccacacgcacagaaacatgcacaagcAGCGAGCCAACGATTGCCATTTATCATCTTTTTCAAATCAAGGTCCGTCCATTTTGGCCTGTATGTCAATAGCAAAGAaacggccacacacacacacactcgcacacacacagacggtcagggtcagggtcaaaggacagaggtcagaggaagcatttgggacgggggggggggggggggggggggggtgtggagggggagggggcggtgacAGGTTGCATCCAGCTGTGCTCTGCCCTCTTAATGAAACCCAGAGGAACTGCGCCATTAGCCTCTGCCAGTCACAGCAGTGAAAGCACATGCATGTGAATCAGAGCGAGGAGGGGCAGCCTCCCCTGCTTGTGTGTGGGCTAAAACAgttgtcagtcagtcagtttgtGCGACTGTGTGCGTTTTGTtaagtgtttgtgcgtgcacgcatgtgcgtgtgtccgtgtgggtcTCCTGGCTCCGTCAGAGAGAATAAGCACGTGCGTTAAAATGTCTATGTCCGTGTTCATGAGGACACAGACCAAGTGCGGTACATGGCGTTTACCTGCGACCtggcacaagcgcaagtcataCAAGATGGAGCATAACGAAACATACAGGCCGGTTAGTCTTCTCCACCACGTTTGTCCTCTAACCCGCATTCcaactcctcctctcctttctctttctggGTGAATTCAATTTCCCTCTCTGCCGTTTCTCCCTTCAGTCtcacgcccaccccccctcccccccccccaccctcagcctctctgccacacacgcacattccctcccaccctccactGCATGCACTCACTGCCCCTTAGATGCTCCACCCTTCCCATTTCAGTCCTTACCAACCTTTTCCATCTCTCCATCAGTCTGTTTCATTCTGCTTCATCTTCAGTCCAGCccagggctgccaaaccctgctcctggagatttGTCTCCCGTCCTGTGGATTTTCACTCCAACGCTGACAAAGCACAccgcattcaacagctagagctctccttgagctgctaatcagtagaatcaggagTACCAGataagggttgaaatgaaaacctacaggatggctcTCAGGAACacggttgggcagccctgatctatCCTATCtaaccacctctctctctctctctctctctctctctctctctctctcagcatggTGTCCACTACCCTACATGAGTTTAATGAGGGATGAGTGGAGCGACATATTTATGGTAATTGGCGCGTCAGTCAAACCAGGAAATTGAAATGCAATGATGAGACGCTGACTCTGGCTGAACAATAGTGGCATTTAAGaggtatttaaaatacatagaCCGAAAGGCAcgcacactggcacacagcaGTAGTATTGAataacatgcacgcacacacaaaacacacaatgtcccgcaacaaacacatacataccaATGCGTCAATGCGCAAATGCAGAAAAAGAcaagaaacagaacacacatttATCCATAAGGAAACACTGACAGCCATGCACCACGCATACACGCGCACCCTGCATGACTGTCTGAACGGGCATTGTCTGTTCCTCTAAATGTTCATGCAAAACAGGTTTTAGTGGAGAATGGAGATAGTAGAGACACACGTTTCTATACTTGAGGATGTTATAAAAATAGATATCTTCCAGCTATACAAAAGCTACAAAGCGTAAAGCTTAAAAAAGCTCTGAAATCTATATACAAAGAGCTTTGTAAATGTTGTCTGTTCTAATTTCTCTTGATGCTGCATGCTGCATCAATCTCTTCACatcacacatccatacacacgcGGCGATTCTAACGCTCCTCGCACAGTGACACAGACAGATGTGCTACCGTTTGTTCCATTGTGTTCGGAGTGGAGTGGGGGCAGTTACTGAATTTTCGTGTTTGACTGAATGACAAAGACCCCCTACCCCTCCGATGCTGAGACTGCacagctgtgagtgtgtgtgcgcctgttcGCCCGCATGTGAGATGAATGAACAATGATTCAAGTACACGCTTTAATATAAATTGCAAGGTTAATTTGCAAAGACTATCATCCATACTATAACTACCATCAGCAAATCACCGCCATCAGTAGCAGCATCATCGTCGCTTACCCAATGCTTTCAGAAGTTCATCGAAGTTCTCAGAACTTTTCATTTTCCAAGTTCCAGCGAAATCAGGAATTTTGCGATCCATGTTTCAGGCTAGTTTGCACgggaattattattaaaatattaaaaccgCAATATTTGTAAGTACAATTTAATGCTGGGGTGCTCAGGTAATTTGTTATCTTGATTTAGAAAAGGTCTGACCCTGTCTTTGCACTTTTATTTCCGATTTGCTCGAGTTCCGTTACTTTCCCCGTCCTGAGTGTTGTCTTTTAGTCTCTCAGAAATTCTTCTCTTTCTTCGTGGCTATTCAACCTTTTCTAAcgacctctccctctctaacccTCTCTATCTACACAGATCCTTATCACGGCGGTCTGTCACTGCATGTTTCAAATGGCAGCGGTATGAATGGGATGGAATGGAAAAATAGCCGCTAATTTTACTGCCTAAGACACACCCCATTTTGATTCTAACCACGCCTTCACATAATTATGACTCCTCCCCTTTCGCGCAGACGTCCCAATAGAGACCCAATATTTAATACTGCGCCCCACCCCCCGGTGAACATGTGCGTTCAAGAGGCGCCTAAAAACCTCCCAACAACTTCGTTTTTAATCTCGCCGCTTTCAAAAGAGTAAAGTAAAGGGCCGCGCCCGTACACGCTGGCAAATGATGTAGATTTGTAAGGTATTATTACAGGATTATCATTTTCACTTACGAGGATAGGCAAAACACTGGTGCTGTTTATGCAAGAAGGAAGAAAAGGTGAAATGCAGGACAGTGACTCGCAACAAATCGCGACGGGAGTGTCCGTGTTTATTATGATCAATgtaaacagacatttaaaaaaacgaaaccaATGAAAAGCTAGTGTCGGTGCCCTCCCGGTCTAAATGCGTTGTAGGAATAAAGTCGCTCGCGACGGGTCAAACCGGAACCCTGGCAAAATCAGATCGATAAAGATCAATTGAAAGAAAAAGCCTTGAGGCGACAAATGAAAGGGAATAGGAGCAGGAAATAAATATGGGATGTCAGTGGCTGGAGGGGGAGCAGCCGGGGCGTCCTGCTGTTCGGGCgtaagaaaggagagagagagaggacaagatTTGGCTGCGAACGACAGGCTGGAAAGGCAAGGAAGCAGGCATGAGTGGGGAAGGGCACTAATATAGCAAAGGGTCATGGAGACCGTAGATGATGGATGGCAGCAGGGACAATGGGAGCCTTTACCATTGACTATTGATGGATGATCTTCTTCGCGCAACGCACACCCCCTCCAGATTATTAGCCCGTTACCGAGACAACCACGAGCAAACACCTACCCTTCATGGCCACACAGGCACAAATACATAGTGGCACTGGATACTATAATGTCCCATCATTCGTAGCTATTTGACAGGACACAATGGACTACTGTAGTTGGCAGTGGCATGCGTTCAGTGCAATCCCACACTACTTAACGCACTGTTACAATAACATAGAACAATGCCGCGTATCAAATGGACGGTGCGAAGTGATACGCATGTATCATTGTTACATTATTAGCACAACGTGTTAACATGATATATTTAAAGACTGCTCCGCCAATTCACGGATACGTTTGATGTTATCAAAGTACGCAACTTGTGTTTTCAAGTACGTGGAATCCCGATGAGGTTAAAAGATACCCCCTGCACTCTATTCACCCCGCTTTGCACAATAGATTCATGTCTTCACAGGTTCCTTTTAAGGGAACGACAGACCGCAATTATAAGCTTCCCACATCACCACCACGATCTCGCTTTTTTTTGCTCCGCCGTCACTCACATGCATTTTGGCCCGCGTCTGTTGGCTCTTATTGCATAACATTGACATCCCTCACATATTAATTTCAGTTGCGATCAGGTTGAACTGTGCGCGCCTATAGGGTGAATACTACTGGTGAATAAACACTGGAGGTTAAGTGTGCCATGTTTGAGAGTCAagtttgctggttttttttgcGCAGGTACCtgcacatgttttgttttttcttaaagcTTATTTAGCAGAAATTATATAAGCAATGCAACTTAATTATATTTGCCTGGAGGGCCTTTTGCAATTGTACAAAATATGTTCCCTGCATATGGAAGTGGTGTTATCACATCACTATTTAATTAAAAGACAACAATATctattattgaaaaaaatgtgttacattattttgtttactgttCTAATAATGAACTTCTGTGCTGGACAGATTGCACAATTTAAGTACTTATGAAAGCATAGGCCACCTTACCCAGGAGACTTATTAGATCAATTGTACTTTAAGACCAAGTGTCTTAGCAGTGGTTTAGCTAAACAgcagaacattacattatagaCATTTAGCAtacacccttatccagagcgacttacacaactttttacacgtTTAGAACATCTGCAGATTTGTATAC carries:
- the crabp2a gene encoding cellular retinoic acid-binding protein 2a, translating into MDRKIPDFAGTWKMKSSENFDELLKALGVNMMLRKIAVAAASKPSVEITQDGETMSIRTSTSIRTTNVSFTVGEPFSESTVDGRPCTSYPRWETENKISCEQVLQKGEGPKTSWTREITNDGELILTMSANEVVCTRVYLRE